The Corynebacterium tuberculostearicum genome window below encodes:
- a CDS encoding LppP/LprE family lipoprotein — translation MPKSSAHLGRISRISIAASAALISFSLASCDDETSDTTAQEFSVESTTLSTTEVNSDAKPEESPTDSAATEEEPTRPVPPNVVMDDEQPSPEADTTSSCGAADAQTAFTEGVSQVAPWGTIGWELFDSSGYDPCASLSWETLMIEGGTSSSPFHIMLFNHGEYLGTATAKPYGFAPTIERVSDSEIAVTYHWPREGEGNANRSGTTNAGFRWDEGQQKVIMSGDVPPTG, via the coding sequence ATGCCTAAATCATCTGCCCACCTAGGCCGAATTAGCCGTATAAGCATTGCGGCGAGCGCCGCCCTCATTAGTTTCTCCCTGGCTTCCTGCGATGACGAAACATCGGATACAACCGCACAGGAGTTTTCAGTTGAGTCGACGACACTGTCCACTACAGAAGTAAACAGCGATGCCAAGCCGGAAGAATCGCCCACTGACTCTGCTGCGACGGAAGAAGAACCTACTCGGCCGGTGCCACCGAACGTCGTGATGGATGACGAGCAGCCGAGTCCAGAAGCCGACACCACTTCGTCGTGTGGCGCAGCTGATGCCCAAACAGCATTCACTGAGGGAGTATCCCAAGTCGCTCCGTGGGGCACCATTGGATGGGAGCTCTTTGACTCCTCCGGCTATGACCCCTGCGCATCCCTATCGTGGGAAACCCTGATGATTGAGGGAGGAACCAGTTCTTCGCCTTTCCACATCATGCTGTTTAATCACGGCGAATACTTAGGCACCGCAACGGCAAAGCCCTATGGATTCGCCCCCACTATTGAGCGCGTGAGTGATTCCGAGATCGCGGTAACCTACCACTGGCCGCGCGAAGGTGAAGGCAATGCCAACCGCTCAGGCACAACCAACGCAGGCTTCCGCTGGGATGAAGGACAGCAAAAGGTCATCATGTCCGGCGACGTACCGCCAACGGGATAA
- a CDS encoding DUF6230 family protein, whose translation MGKTNITKAAVALTAGLAAFGVTGFAVAQGGLTANLALSGSFFKITMGHLDGEGFSLFVDDDQKAEEHLPVARIKLDHAKVSDLCLSVTVPKVPGVGGEATLALKAEGEGSVESDSLLVGATDVDGSLVMQDVNVGIDANQLSDTADPGAWGLYSKQVSLKADDVKATSVGAQRLSAKNVGVTVRRGSDNGC comes from the coding sequence ATGGGCAAAACCAATATCACCAAGGCCGCGGTGGCCTTGACCGCAGGCCTTGCTGCCTTTGGTGTTACTGGATTCGCCGTGGCGCAGGGCGGCTTGACCGCGAACCTGGCCCTTTCCGGTAGCTTCTTTAAAATCACCATGGGGCACTTGGATGGAGAAGGCTTTTCGCTTTTTGTTGATGATGATCAAAAGGCCGAAGAGCACCTTCCCGTCGCCCGCATCAAGCTGGACCACGCCAAGGTCTCTGATCTTTGCCTTTCGGTGACGGTTCCCAAGGTCCCCGGCGTTGGTGGGGAGGCCACCCTAGCGCTGAAGGCTGAGGGCGAGGGTAGCGTGGAGTCCGATAGCCTGCTGGTCGGTGCGACCGACGTGGATGGTTCTTTGGTCATGCAGGATGTCAACGTGGGCATCGATGCGAATCAGCTCAGCGATACCGCGGATCCTGGCGCGTGGGGCCTGTATTCCAAGCAGGTCTCCCTCAAGGCGGATGATGTCAAGGCCACCTCCGTAGGCGCGCAGCGCCTTTCTGCCAAGAATGTGGGAGTGACGGTGAGGAGGGGGTCCGATAATGGCTGCTGA
- a CDS encoding DUF6114 domain-containing protein has translation MAAESTAEETQTLPTAEVTGEEESKPSLWQRFRRWRSGRPFLPGLLLILSGIIIAAPAYITIRISDLLVMISTISGVSTLLIGVLLAMFGLGAWFQPATSNYVGVLGIIVAIIALPTSNLGGFIIGSLLGIIGGAFTFAWQPGEKKRRTKEAAE, from the coding sequence ATGGCTGCTGAGTCCACCGCGGAAGAAACACAGACCCTCCCGACGGCGGAGGTAACGGGCGAGGAGGAATCTAAGCCCAGCCTGTGGCAGCGCTTCCGCCGCTGGCGCAGTGGTCGGCCCTTCCTTCCCGGGCTATTGCTTATTTTGTCCGGCATCATCATTGCCGCGCCGGCCTATATCACCATCCGCATCTCTGACCTTTTGGTCATGATTTCCACCATCTCTGGCGTCTCTACGCTGCTTATCGGCGTGTTGCTGGCTATGTTCGGCCTTGGCGCTTGGTTCCAGCCGGCAACCTCGAATTATGTCGGTGTGCTAGGCATCATCGTGGCCATTATCGCCTTGCCGACGTCCAATTTGGGCGGCTTCATCATCGGCTCCCTCCTCGGCATCATTGGTGGGGCCTTTACCTTTGCGTGGCAGCCGGGGGAGAAAAAGCGCCGCACCAAGGAAGCGGCGGAATAA
- a CDS encoding nucleosidase has product MENLNGRTLFVAAVDAEAAHIPEGEPLLITGIGTVPAAIALTEALADARANGALPDRVVNIGTAGALVDGMAGVFEVNKVTKHDFKLEVLTDINRYLLPEAIELGTSGRLPVRGLATGDMFVSDTALRTELAKNSQLCDMEGYSIAAVCQRFDVPCTLLKQVSDSANEESKGTWANVLDRGARQLASAATDLGFLR; this is encoded by the coding sequence ATGGAGAATCTCAACGGACGCACCCTTTTCGTCGCCGCCGTGGATGCGGAAGCCGCCCACATTCCGGAAGGCGAACCCCTGCTCATCACCGGAATCGGAACGGTTCCGGCGGCCATTGCGCTGACGGAAGCTCTTGCCGACGCCCGCGCGAACGGCGCCCTTCCCGATCGCGTGGTTAACATCGGCACGGCCGGCGCGCTTGTCGACGGCATGGCCGGCGTCTTCGAAGTCAATAAGGTCACCAAGCATGACTTCAAGCTAGAAGTGCTTACCGATATCAACCGCTACCTGCTGCCAGAGGCCATCGAGCTAGGGACCTCCGGCCGCCTGCCGGTGCGCGGACTGGCCACGGGCGACATGTTTGTCTCCGATACCGCCCTGCGCACCGAGCTGGCCAAGAATTCGCAGCTGTGCGACATGGAAGGCTATTCCATCGCCGCAGTATGCCAGCGCTTCGATGTGCCCTGCACCCTGCTTAAGCAGGTGTCCGATTCCGCCAATGAGGAATCTAAGGGCACCTGGGCCAACGTGCTTGACCGTGGCGCGCGCCAGCTCGCCTCGGCCGCTACGGACCTAGGCTTTCTGCGCTAG
- a CDS encoding cation:proton antiporter, translated as MHFNAGLPTDALLLAAGATENTNSLVSFAWIMAAALLAPLVSYMLGYRLPSVALLLIFGMIIGPSVLDLAAEDEGIEMLKELGVGALFLLAGFEIQISTLKTKEAGTALSTWIICALACGVGAYFLVDNVPGAIVVALALTSTALGTLTPMLKQDRILGTKVGNSVMIHGAIGEVAPITAMALLLGTRSTLTTMIILLFFIIIAVAVAVMPAAIASAIPWVKTAFISGAGSTNQTILRLIILILAILMAVTAVFELDIVLGAFAAGIILNRIIPDEFHRRLEHRLDVVFYSMLIPVFFVVSGMSISWDTIANNPWKVLGIPALILVTRGLPVFLRENVAHTGSDIETIRERLQVGLYSATGLPIIVAVTTLAVNSKIMEPEIASIFVSGGALTVALFPFLASLVGGKKQPEKKDEANSTTEPKDL; from the coding sequence ATGCATTTTAATGCGGGACTCCCCACCGATGCCCTGCTGCTGGCGGCAGGCGCGACCGAAAATACAAATTCCCTCGTCTCTTTCGCCTGGATTATGGCCGCGGCTCTACTCGCGCCGCTGGTCTCTTATATGTTGGGCTACCGCCTGCCGTCGGTGGCCCTTTTGCTGATTTTCGGCATGATTATTGGCCCTTCCGTCCTCGACCTCGCGGCCGAGGATGAAGGCATCGAAATGCTCAAGGAGCTCGGCGTGGGCGCGCTGTTCCTCCTCGCGGGCTTTGAGATTCAAATCTCTACCCTAAAAACCAAAGAAGCCGGGACGGCACTATCTACCTGGATCATCTGTGCCCTCGCCTGTGGCGTGGGCGCCTACTTCTTGGTGGATAACGTGCCCGGTGCCATCGTCGTTGCCTTGGCGCTGACATCAACGGCGCTGGGCACGCTCACGCCGATGCTGAAACAGGACCGCATTCTGGGCACCAAAGTGGGCAACTCCGTGATGATTCACGGTGCTATTGGCGAGGTCGCCCCCATTACCGCCATGGCGCTGTTGCTGGGTACTCGTTCCACGCTGACGACGATGATCATTTTGTTATTCTTCATCATCATCGCCGTTGCCGTCGCCGTCATGCCAGCGGCCATCGCCTCGGCCATCCCTTGGGTGAAGACCGCCTTTATCTCCGGTGCGGGCTCCACCAACCAGACGATCTTGCGTCTTATCATCCTGATTCTGGCCATCCTCATGGCGGTTACGGCAGTCTTTGAACTCGATATCGTGCTCGGCGCCTTTGCCGCTGGCATTATTTTGAACCGCATCATCCCGGATGAATTCCACCGCCGCCTTGAACACCGCCTCGATGTGGTGTTTTATTCGATGCTTATCCCAGTCTTCTTTGTGGTCTCCGGCATGAGCATTAGCTGGGATACCATCGCCAACAATCCGTGGAAGGTGCTGGGCATTCCAGCCCTTATTCTGGTGACGCGTGGTCTGCCGGTCTTCCTGCGCGAAAATGTAGCGCATACCGGATCCGATATTGAAACCATCCGCGAGCGCCTCCAAGTGGGCTTGTATTCCGCCACCGGTCTGCCGATCATCGTGGCGGTGACCACCTTGGCGGTGAACTCCAAGATTATGGAACCCGAAATTGCCTCCATCTTTGTCTCCGGCGGCGCACTTACCGTCGCCCTCTTCCCATTCCTCGCCAGCCTGGTGGGCGGCAAGAAACAGCCCGAGAAGAAAGACGAGGCGAACTCCACCACTGAGCCCAAGGACCTATAG
- a CDS encoding (Fe-S)-binding protein, which translates to MTTVFGWIAVAASIPVWLYFFTRVWALFKFIRSGGPTQLKRTDSLGKRLWRVIAEVFGHSHFKGKPLVNAAHWLVMVGFLFGILVWFEAYIQTFAPNKGWPWLSHWPVYHFVEEVLGIATVLGIGFLISVRLKLGDTERGSRFFNSQTASARWVEFIVFSEGLGMILVKSTKIATYGGGSAWADFLSIHLAKLFPESPALVSFFALFKLLSGMLFIVFISRNFQWGVMWHRFTSFFNIFFQRNATGEKALQELPTPDLEEDITPGSWKMLLDSTSCTECGRCQELCPAWNTEKPLSPKKVMMDLRQGALDNYNPHEGLDVLSMAGVIDDDVLWSCTNCGACVDQCPTDIEHIDHIADLRRFKVLAESDFPSELTGLFKNMENKGNPWGRNNSERRAWIDEARADGIDVPIIGEDEADFSDMEYLLWVGCAGAYDDDGRRTTRAVVDLLHTAGVKFGVLSTGETCTGDPARRAGNEFLFQMMAQQNVETLNNAFDGVPEGQRKIITTCPHCFNTIRNEYPDFDGHFDVFHHTQLLNRLVREGLLKPVPRTPENRKPITYHDPCFLGRHNKVFDPPRELLEATGVELREMDKNRDEAFCCGAGGARMFMEEKLGTRINDFRTEQALETGAEEIATGCPFCNVMMTGGVKSLAQDSTPTTKVNDVAVMLRNSIALDESGTLPEPHPKAFLATPVRHQKSEGTTDAPLADAPTSATPNTTHTPAASAPAPAPAAPAAPAAPAAPAAPQTPAAPSAPTPPSAPAAPAPKAPAAPTPPSAPTTPAAPAAPTAPQAPQPPAAPAPKAPAAPTPPSAPATPGAPAAPAAPQAPQAPAAPAAPAAPSAPTPPSAPAAPAPKAPAAPTPPAAPAAPAAPAAPAAPKPPQAPAAPTPPKAEPPAAPTPPAPPAAPAPPASESVPKPPESE; encoded by the coding sequence ATGACCACCGTGTTCGGTTGGATCGCTGTAGCCGCATCGATTCCGGTGTGGCTGTACTTTTTCACCCGCGTATGGGCCCTCTTTAAGTTCATCCGCTCCGGCGGACCCACCCAGCTCAAGCGCACCGATAGCCTAGGCAAGCGTTTATGGCGCGTTATTGCGGAAGTCTTTGGTCATTCCCACTTCAAGGGTAAACCGCTGGTCAATGCCGCCCACTGGCTGGTGATGGTGGGCTTCCTTTTCGGCATCCTGGTGTGGTTTGAGGCCTATATCCAAACCTTCGCGCCGAATAAGGGCTGGCCGTGGCTCAGCCACTGGCCGGTCTACCACTTCGTTGAGGAAGTCTTGGGCATCGCGACGGTCCTAGGCATCGGCTTCCTCATCAGTGTGCGCCTCAAGCTTGGCGATACCGAGCGCGGCAGCCGCTTCTTCAATTCTCAAACCGCCTCGGCGCGCTGGGTAGAGTTCATTGTCTTTTCTGAGGGACTCGGCATGATCCTGGTGAAATCCACCAAGATCGCCACCTACGGCGGCGGCTCCGCCTGGGCGGATTTCTTGAGCATCCACTTGGCCAAGCTCTTCCCCGAGTCACCGGCGCTGGTGAGCTTTTTCGCGCTATTCAAGCTGCTATCCGGCATGCTGTTTATCGTCTTCATTTCCCGCAATTTCCAGTGGGGCGTGATGTGGCACCGCTTCACCAGCTTTTTCAATATTTTCTTCCAGCGCAACGCCACCGGTGAAAAGGCATTGCAAGAACTGCCCACCCCGGACTTAGAAGAAGACATCACCCCGGGTAGCTGGAAGATGCTGCTGGATTCCACCTCCTGTACCGAGTGCGGCCGCTGCCAAGAACTATGCCCGGCGTGGAATACCGAAAAGCCGCTGAGCCCCAAAAAAGTCATGATGGACCTGCGCCAGGGCGCACTGGATAACTACAACCCGCACGAGGGCCTGGACGTGCTGTCCATGGCCGGCGTTATCGATGATGACGTGCTCTGGTCTTGTACCAACTGCGGTGCGTGCGTGGATCAGTGTCCTACCGATATTGAGCACATCGATCACATTGCGGACCTGCGCCGCTTCAAGGTGCTTGCGGAATCGGACTTCCCTTCCGAGCTCACCGGCTTGTTCAAGAATATGGAAAACAAGGGCAATCCATGGGGCCGGAATAACTCTGAGCGCCGCGCCTGGATCGATGAGGCCCGCGCCGATGGCATCGACGTCCCCATCATTGGTGAAGACGAGGCCGATTTCTCCGATATGGAATACCTGCTCTGGGTGGGCTGCGCCGGTGCTTATGATGACGATGGCCGCCGCACCACCCGTGCCGTAGTAGACCTGCTGCATACCGCAGGCGTGAAGTTTGGCGTGCTCTCCACGGGTGAGACCTGTACGGGTGACCCTGCCCGCCGCGCCGGCAACGAGTTTCTTTTCCAGATGATGGCGCAGCAAAACGTAGAGACCCTCAACAACGCCTTCGACGGCGTACCGGAGGGCCAGCGCAAGATCATCACCACCTGCCCGCACTGCTTTAACACCATCCGCAATGAGTACCCGGACTTTGACGGGCACTTCGACGTCTTCCACCACACCCAGCTGCTCAACCGGCTGGTCCGCGAGGGCTTGCTCAAGCCGGTGCCACGCACGCCGGAGAACCGCAAGCCCATTACCTACCACGATCCGTGCTTCCTCGGCCGCCACAATAAGGTCTTCGATCCTCCGCGCGAGCTGCTCGAGGCCACCGGCGTGGAGCTGCGCGAGATGGACAAGAACCGCGACGAGGCCTTCTGCTGTGGCGCCGGCGGTGCCCGCATGTTCATGGAGGAAAAGCTCGGCACCCGCATCAATGACTTCCGCACCGAGCAGGCCCTAGAGACCGGCGCGGAAGAAATCGCCACCGGCTGCCCCTTCTGCAATGTCATGATGACCGGCGGCGTGAAGTCCTTGGCGCAGGATTCCACCCCCACCACCAAGGTCAATGACGTGGCGGTTATGCTGCGCAATTCCATCGCGCTCGACGAGTCCGGCACCCTGCCGGAGCCCCACCCCAAGGCGTTCCTGGCCACCCCTGTGCGCCACCAAAAGTCCGAGGGCACCACTGACGCCCCGCTTGCCGACGCCCCTACTTCCGCCACCCCAAACACCACCCACACCCCGGCCGCATCGGCACCAGCACCAGCCCCCGCCGCTCCTGCAGCACCAGCCGCACCCGCAGCGCCGGCTGCACCGCAGACTCCCGCGGCACCAAGCGCACCCACCCCGCCAAGTGCTCCAGCAGCACCTGCGCCCAAGGCACCAGCAGCTCCAACACCGCCTAGCGCACCCACAACGCCCGCGGCCCCGGCCGCACCAACTGCGCCACAAGCTCCCCAGCCACCAGCAGCACCAGCGCCCAAGGCACCAGCAGCTCCAACACCGCCTAGCGCACCCGCAACGCCCGGGGCCCCGGCCGCACCAGCTGCACCGCAAGCTCCGCAAGCACCAGCGGCTCCAGCCGCTCCCGCTGCACCGAGCGCACCCACCCCGCCAAGTGCCCCAGCAGCACCTGCACCCAAGGCGCCAGCCGCACCGACGCCGCCTGCAGCGCCAGCAGCTCCGGCAGCACCAGCCGCACCGGCGGCCCCGAAACCTCCACAGGCTCCTGCTGCGCCCACCCCGCCAAAGGCTGAGCCGCCAGCCGCACCAACCCCGCCAGCACCTCCGGCGGCTCCGGCACCACCGGCGTCGGAAAGCGTGCCAAAGCCACCTGAATCTGAGTAG
- a CDS encoding sulfate adenylyltransferase subunit 1, with protein sequence MTTTLAPNVGALKQRDTLRLCTAGSVDDGKSTFVGRLLYDTKSVLADQVESMERTSTDRGFDGMDLSLLVDGLRAEREQGITIDVAYRYFATDKRTFILADTPGHVQYTRNTVTGMSTSQVVVLLIDARHGVVEQTRRHLNVAALLGVRHVVLAVNKIDLVDYDEQVFRDIESEFNQIATRLGITDTTVVPISALKGDNVVERSTTMPWYTGPTVLEVLETVPVATGRADELDFRFPIQYVIREHASDYRGYAGRVKAGSISVGDEVRLPEGRTSTITQIDTADGPADSAATGDSVTLLLADDVDLARGDLLTGPQRPAATREFDATVVGLTEKDIKPGQMLKLRYGSSLVKARVAAVTRTLDLDGVSDAEDPESVAMNDIAHITIQTQAELPVEDYAARGAVGNFLLIDQSSGNTLAAGFVGHRLR encoded by the coding sequence ATGACCACGACCCTCGCGCCCAATGTTGGCGCCCTCAAGCAGCGCGATACCCTGCGCCTGTGCACTGCCGGCTCCGTTGATGACGGCAAGTCCACCTTCGTCGGCCGCCTGCTCTATGACACCAAGTCCGTGCTCGCGGACCAGGTCGAGTCCATGGAGCGCACCTCCACCGACCGCGGCTTCGACGGTATGGACCTTTCCTTGCTTGTCGACGGCCTGCGTGCCGAGCGCGAGCAGGGCATCACCATCGACGTGGCCTACCGCTACTTTGCCACGGATAAGCGCACCTTCATCCTCGCCGATACCCCCGGCCACGTGCAGTACACCCGCAATACGGTCACCGGCATGTCCACCTCCCAGGTGGTGGTGCTTCTTATCGACGCCCGCCATGGCGTTGTCGAACAAACCCGCCGCCACCTCAACGTGGCCGCCCTCCTCGGCGTGCGCCACGTGGTCCTCGCGGTGAACAAGATCGACCTGGTGGACTACGACGAGCAGGTCTTCCGCGATATCGAGTCCGAGTTCAACCAGATCGCCACCCGCCTGGGTATCACCGATACCACCGTGGTGCCGATTTCCGCCCTCAAGGGCGATAACGTGGTCGAGCGCTCCACCACTATGCCGTGGTATACCGGCCCGACCGTCCTCGAGGTTCTCGAGACCGTCCCCGTGGCCACCGGCCGCGCCGATGAGCTGGACTTCCGTTTCCCCATCCAGTACGTCATCCGCGAGCACGCCTCCGATTACCGCGGCTACGCCGGCCGCGTAAAGGCGGGCTCCATCTCCGTGGGCGACGAGGTCCGCCTCCCTGAAGGCCGCACCAGCACCATCACCCAGATTGACACCGCTGACGGCCCAGCCGACTCCGCCGCCACCGGTGACTCCGTGACGCTCCTGCTTGCCGACGACGTCGATCTCGCCCGCGGCGATCTCCTCACCGGCCCCCAGCGCCCCGCGGCCACTCGCGAATTCGACGCCACCGTTGTAGGCCTGACCGAAAAGGACATTAAGCCCGGCCAGATGCTCAAGCTGCGCTATGGCTCTTCCCTGGTTAAGGCCCGCGTTGCCGCTGTCACCCGCACCCTGGATCTCGATGGCGTTTCCGATGCCGAGGACCCCGAGTCCGTCGCCATGAACGACATCGCCCACATCACCATCCAGACCCAGGCCGAGCTCCCCGTCGAGGACTATGCCGCCCGCGGTGCGGTGGGCAATTTCCTGCTCATCGATCAATCCTCCGGCAACACCCTTGCCGCCGGCTTCGTAGGCCACCGCCTGCGCTAA
- the cysD gene encoding sulfate adenylyltransferase subunit CysD has product MSTLSPHLKDLENESIHILREVAGQFDKVGILFSGGKDSVVVFELARRAFAPATVPFELLHVDTGHNFPEVIDFRDRLVEESGARLHVARVQDWIDRGDLQERPDGTRNPLQSVPLVETIAEREYDAVCGGARRDEERARAKERIFSIRDSFGGWDPRRQRPELWDLYNGGKMAGENVRVFPISNWTESDIWEYIGARELELPSIYYSHEREVFKRNGMWLAPGEWGGPAEGEELETRTVRYRTVGDMSCTGAVESTASTPDEVLAEISISTLSERGATRADDKLSESAMEDRKKEGYF; this is encoded by the coding sequence ATGAGCACACTTTCTCCACACCTAAAAGACCTAGAAAACGAGTCCATCCACATCCTGCGCGAGGTGGCTGGGCAGTTCGACAAGGTAGGCATCCTCTTTTCCGGCGGCAAGGACTCCGTCGTTGTCTTCGAGCTAGCCCGCCGCGCCTTCGCCCCGGCCACGGTGCCGTTTGAGCTGCTCCACGTCGATACCGGCCACAACTTCCCTGAGGTCATCGATTTCCGCGACCGCCTCGTGGAAGAATCCGGCGCTCGCCTCCACGTCGCCCGCGTCCAGGACTGGATCGACCGCGGCGACCTGCAAGAGCGCCCCGATGGCACCCGCAACCCGCTGCAGTCCGTGCCGCTGGTAGAGACCATCGCCGAGCGCGAGTATGACGCCGTATGCGGTGGCGCCCGCCGCGATGAGGAACGTGCCCGCGCCAAGGAACGCATCTTCTCCATCCGCGATTCCTTCGGCGGCTGGGATCCCCGCCGCCAGCGCCCCGAGCTGTGGGACCTTTACAACGGCGGCAAGATGGCCGGCGAAAACGTCCGCGTCTTCCCCATCTCCAACTGGACCGAGTCCGATATCTGGGAATACATCGGCGCCCGCGAACTAGAGCTGCCCTCCATCTACTACTCCCACGAGCGCGAGGTATTCAAGCGCAATGGCATGTGGCTAGCGCCTGGCGAATGGGGCGGCCCGGCCGAGGGCGAGGAGCTGGAAACCCGCACCGTGCGCTACCGCACCGTGGGCGATATGTCCTGCACCGGCGCCGTGGAATCTACCGCTTCGACCCCGGACGAGGTGCTCGCGGAGATCTCCATTTCCACCCTTTCCGAGCGCGGCGCCACCCGCGCCGATGACAAACTTTCCGAGTCCGCCATGGAGGACCGCAAGAAGGAAGGCTACTTCTGA
- a CDS encoding methylenetetrahydrofolate--tRNA-(uracil-5-)-methyltransferase, with protein sequence MQRIAIIGEGPAALSTAEKLISAGMCVDLITQCTAPFGLLRRFAGLAGVLGDAVTGSHCGPGTTPRLRLIGNVRVGPDGDITHNEIHRLASSGDRELLLLELKARGVAVTTWEGLCAPLEDFEDWHSVITRAQLAHVGI encoded by the coding sequence ATGCAGCGTATAGCCATCATCGGGGAGGGCCCGGCAGCCCTATCCACCGCCGAAAAGCTTATCAGCGCTGGCATGTGTGTGGACCTTATTACTCAATGCACCGCACCATTCGGTCTACTCCGCCGCTTTGCGGGCTTGGCTGGCGTGCTGGGCGACGCCGTCACGGGCTCCCACTGCGGCCCCGGCACCACTCCCCGCTTGCGCCTTATCGGCAACGTGCGGGTAGGACCAGACGGCGATATCACGCATAACGAGATCCACCGCCTAGCTTCTTCTGGCGACCGCGAGCTGCTCTTGCTCGAGCTCAAGGCCCGGGGCGTGGCCGTTACCACTTGGGAAGGGCTGTGCGCTCCCCTCGAAGACTTTGAGGATTGGCACAGCGTCATCACCCGCGCGCAGCTGGCTCACGTGGGGATTTAG
- a CDS encoding phosphoadenylyl-sulfate reductase — MNPTTNLLDGGKNYRDPSISPEGTRDTAPLDAEVAARNQQLVDQWADKLYDASAETITEWAAEHAPGRLAVTMSMENTVLAELAHRAGLDADLLFIDTGWHFQETLQVADEVEKRYPDLPLVRVLPLLSPEEQDEVYGPRLYARDTAAYNRMRKVEPLNMAMDPYAGWVTGLRRADSEHRATAPALSLDRTGRLKISPIITWDLDDTDRYIEDNDLIIHPLTLQGYRSIGCAPLTFPVGEGEDARSGRVFADGKTECGLHE, encoded by the coding sequence ATGAACCCAACGACGAACCTGCTGGACGGTGGCAAGAACTACCGCGACCCCAGCATCTCCCCGGAAGGCACGCGCGATACCGCGCCGCTGGACGCCGAGGTAGCCGCGCGCAACCAGCAATTGGTGGACCAGTGGGCGGATAAGCTTTATGACGCCTCAGCGGAAACCATTACCGAATGGGCCGCCGAGCACGCACCCGGCCGCCTGGCCGTGACCATGTCCATGGAGAACACGGTCTTGGCCGAGCTCGCCCACCGCGCCGGGCTCGATGCAGACCTGCTTTTCATCGATACTGGCTGGCACTTCCAGGAAACACTGCAGGTAGCCGACGAGGTAGAAAAGCGCTACCCGGACCTGCCCCTTGTTCGCGTGCTGCCTTTGCTCAGCCCAGAAGAACAAGACGAGGTATACGGCCCGCGCCTCTACGCCCGCGATACCGCGGCCTATAACCGCATGCGCAAGGTCGAGCCGCTGAACATGGCCATGGATCCTTATGCCGGCTGGGTTACCGGATTGCGCCGCGCCGATTCCGAGCACCGCGCCACCGCCCCGGCGCTGAGTCTCGACCGCACCGGTCGGCTGAAGATCTCGCCCATCATTACCTGGGATCTAGACGATACGGACCGCTATATCGAGGACAACGACCTCATCATCCACCCACTCACCCTGCAGGGATACCGCTCCATCGGCTGCGCCCCGCTGACCTTCCCGGTTGGTGAAGGCGAAGATGCCCGGTCCGGGCGCGTATTTGCAGACGGCAAGACAGAATGCGGGTTACACGAATAA
- a CDS encoding LppP/LprE family lipoprotein, whose protein sequence is MLNSLDHFLLQLRSAAAVASAGVLCLSLTACGSDSADPEDSPSFSAAKESAPEANQAPSSADGNTEEKPAQKTTTVVETPPEKKQDESAPSRGQDNGGSSECSSDNDESAYEKAIAQVEPYPGLDRPWRPFDSNFDPCADLSWITVTLEGATASSPYHILLFHNGEYLGTATAKAYGFSPKVSRVDDSEIAVTYRWPKEGEGNAEASGTTQAGFRWDEGAQKVVMSGDVPPMQ, encoded by the coding sequence ATGCTCAACAGCCTCGACCATTTCTTGCTTCAACTGCGTTCCGCAGCAGCAGTGGCTAGCGCCGGTGTTCTCTGCCTTTCCTTAACAGCCTGTGGAAGTGATTCTGCGGATCCAGAAGATTCGCCTTCTTTCTCTGCTGCAAAGGAAAGCGCTCCAGAAGCGAATCAAGCTCCCTCTTCCGCCGACGGAAATACTGAAGAAAAGCCCGCACAAAAGACCACTACCGTAGTCGAAACTCCTCCAGAGAAGAAGCAGGACGAGAGTGCACCTAGCCGGGGTCAAGACAATGGTGGCTCTTCTGAGTGCAGCTCCGACAATGACGAGAGTGCCTATGAAAAGGCAATCGCTCAGGTCGAACCATATCCAGGACTTGATAGGCCGTGGAGGCCTTTTGACTCCAATTTTGACCCGTGCGCAGATCTTTCGTGGATAACCGTCACGCTTGAAGGAGCGACCGCTTCCTCGCCATATCACATCCTGCTTTTCCACAATGGCGAATACCTAGGAACGGCCACTGCAAAGGCATACGGGTTTTCGCCAAAGGTCAGCCGAGTGGATGATTCCGAGATTGCAGTCACCTACCGCTGGCCAAAGGAAGGTGAGGGCAACGCTGAGGCATCGGGGACAACACAAGCCGGCTTCCGCTGGGATGAAGGTGCGCAAAAGGTAGTCATGTCCGGCGACGTACCGCCTATGCAATAG